Genomic DNA from Pigmentiphaga litoralis:
CAACTTCTTCGGTCCAGGCACGGGCTTGCGGCACCTGCTGATGGTCGAAAAGGGCTTTGCCCGACCCGGCCTGCTGGTGTTTTCGGACGAAGGCAATATCGCGTCGATCGGCGCCGTTGGCGCGGTCAGCATTCCCATGACCACGGACATCGTTGCCGTCCTGGCCACAGGCAGGAATTGGGTATCGGTGCCGGCCACGGTCAAGATCACGCTGACAGGCGCGCTGCGCAACGGCGTGACCGCGCGCGATGTTGCCCAGACCCTGATCCGTGACTTCAGCAGCTCGGGCAAATTCGCCGACTGCTGCCTGGAGTTCGGCGGGCCAGGCCTTGCCACGCTCAATATGGACGAGCGCCAGACCATCCTGGCCTGCGTCTATCACACCGGTGCGGACACTGCCCTGATGGACGTTGATGCGATCGCGCTCGACTATGTCAACGCACGTGCTGACGGGCGCGAGATGCATCTTCTGGCTGGCGACGCCGACGCCCCGCTTGCGATGGAGATCACCTGTGACCTGTCGCGTATCGAACCCATGATTACGGTGCCGCCTCGCATCGACGCCGTCCGGCCGGTGTCCGAACTGGCCGGCAAAAAGATCGACCAGGCAACGATAGGTTCGTGCGCGGGCAACCGGCTCGAAGACATGCGGGCCGGCGCGGCCGTGCTCAAGGACAGGCATATCGCCGACCACGTCACCATGTACATCTCGCCCGGCAGCGCAGAGGTCTACGCGCAGTCGGCGCGTGAAGGCCTGCTCGAGATCTTTGCCAGCGCGGGCGCAACCGTCTTGCCGCCAGGATGCAATACCTGCTGGGGCTACCACGGCGTGCTGACCGGCGACGAGGTGTCGATCTCGACCCATCAATTCAACTATCAAGGCCGCAATGGCAGTCGCGACGCCGCGATCTACCTGTCGTCGGCGGCCGTGGTCGCGGCGTCGGCCGTGGCAGGTGAAATCGCCTGTGCGCCCGAGGCAGCCGGCCTGCAACCCTCGCCCTCTGCAGACGCACCGGCATTCCAGGTGGTCGACCGCGTATCCGCTACATCCGCGGTGCAGGCCCTGCCGGGCTCGGGCAGTGCGACCGACGCAGCGCCATTCGAACTCGAAGGCCGCGTCTGGAAGTTCGGTGACGACATCTGCGGCGATGACGGGATCATCGATTTTTCGGCGGTTGCAAAAGGCT
This window encodes:
- a CDS encoding aconitase family protein; this encodes MTSQATMLPMTTVQKIIARAAGKAWVGVGDYVDCTPDYLVNQELVWPVHKRNLDRLGIERLQRPDKFVLVVDHTTSATMGSKHPATHRLLKDMAKQYDITNFFGPGTGLRHLLMVEKGFARPGLLVFSDEGNIASIGAVGAVSIPMTTDIVAVLATGRNWVSVPATVKITLTGALRNGVTARDVAQTLIRDFSSSGKFADCCLEFGGPGLATLNMDERQTILACVYHTGADTALMDVDAIALDYVNARADGREMHLLAGDADAPLAMEITCDLSRIEPMITVPPRIDAVRPVSELAGKKIDQATIGSCAGNRLEDMRAGAAVLKDRHIADHVTMYISPGSAEVYAQSAREGLLEIFASAGATVLPPGCNTCWGYHGVLTGDEVSISTHQFNYQGRNGSRDAAIYLSSAAVVAASAVAGEIACAPEAAGLQPSPSADAPAFQVVDRVSATSAVQALPGSGSATDAAPFELEGRVWKFGDDICGDDGIIDFSAVAKGFGEPFDEATLKSMCFKRYRPEFPASVQAGDIVVAGKNFAHQNHVEVSAAIRLSGVSAVVAESCESALVRRALSQGLAVLVAPGITGAVQDGDTLHVDPSRGVVTTSSGKTFTTKPFSPGMVDILRAGSLIASLEGAAAARLDQA